Part of the Methanocalculus natronophilus genome, AGGGAAAACGATGAGTGTAGATGAAGGTATAAAGTTGGTACACACTGCGTATGAAGAAGGCATTAATGTATTTGATACCGCTCCAAATTATGCGTATGGTAGAAGTGAAACCATTTTAGGGAAAGCTTTAAAAGGTATTAGAG contains:
- a CDS encoding aldo/keto reductase, with translation MKKNNRVNDLNLSRLGFGAWPLGNTSKGKTMSVDEGIKLVHTAYEEGINVFDTAPNYAYGRSETILGKALKGIR